Proteins co-encoded in one Plasmodium berghei ANKA genome assembly, chromosome: 11 genomic window:
- a CDS encoding ribonuclease H2 subunit A, putative: MEPILIDNLYEFGNEEVRLGIDEAGRGPVLGPMVYSGFYCKKEDEKLLKEMKIDDSKKITEHDREKMFYKLNNSKLPFAWRVHILMPQDISAKMLKRQKYNLNEISHDTAISIIQHVLNRGCNLTEVFVDTVGKASVYEEKLQKLFPNIKCVVKEKADSLYPVVSAASICAKVTRDFLIKKWKYEEHIINIDKGFGSGYPGDPVTKNFLKNNFDPIFGFPSIVRFSWSTADTMLENLGEKIEWYDEEESNNSKAMKRKIPFDYSKLQKPLINRSQFYAKNGLDLVSNL; encoded by the coding sequence atGGAACCTATACTCATTGATAATTTATACGAATTTGGAAATGAAGAAGTTAGATTAGGAATTGATGAAGCGGGAAGAGGTCCTGTATTAGGGCCTATGGTTTATTCTGGTttttattgtaaaaaagaagatgaaaaattattaaaagaaatgaaaatagatgattctaaaaaaataactgaACATGATAGagaaaaaatgttttataaattaaataattctaaACTTCCATTTGCATGGAGAgtgcatatattaatgcCACAAGACATAAGTgcaaaaatgttaaaaagacaaaaatataatttgaatGAAATATCACATGATACGGCTATATCAATAATTCAGCATGTTTTAAATCGAGGTTGTAATTTAACTGAAGTATTTGTAGATACAGTTGGTAAAGCAAGTGtatatgaagaaaaattacaaaaattatttccaaatataaaatgtgttGTTAAAGAAAAAGCTGATTCTTTATACCCAGTTGTTAGTGCTGCATCAATATGTGCTAAAGTTACACgtgattttttaataaaaaaatggaaatatgaagaacatattattaatatagaCAAAGGGTTTGGATCAGGATATCCAGGAGATCCAGTAactaaaaattttttaaaaaataattttgatcCAATTTTCGGATTTCCAAGTATTGTACGTTTTAGTTGGTCAACTGCTGATACTATGTTAGAAAATTTAGGAGAAAAAATTGAATGGTATGATGAGGAGGAAAGTAATAATTCAAAAGCtatgaaaagaaaaattccTTTTGATTACAGCAAATTACAAAAACCTTTAATTAATAGATCACAATTTTATGCGAAAAATGGATTAGATCTTGTTAgtaatttataa